In Zingiber officinale cultivar Zhangliang chromosome 3B, Zo_v1.1, whole genome shotgun sequence, a single window of DNA contains:
- the LOC122056010 gene encoding DEAD-box ATP-dependent RNA helicase 15, translating to MGEVKDNDAYEEELLDYEEEEEKAPDSVAAKVSGEAVKKGYVGIHSSGFRDFLLKPELLRAIVDCGFEHPSEVQHECIPQAILGMDVICQAKSGMGKTAVFVLSTLQQIEPVVGQVAALVLCHTRELAYQICHEFERFSTYLPDIKIAVFYGGVHIMKHKDILKNDCPHIVVGTPGRVLALARDKDLNLKNVRHFILDECDKMLESLDMRRDVQEIFKMTPHDKQVMMFSATLSKEIRPVCKRFMQDPMEIYVDDEAKLTLHGLVQHYIKLTELEKNRKLNDLLDALDFNQVVIFVKSVSRAAELNKLLVECNFPSICIHSGMSQEERLTKYKNFKEGLKRILVATDLVGRGIDIERVNIVINYDMPDSADTYLHRVGRAGRFGTKGLAITFVSSAADSDVLNQVQERFEVDIKELPEQIDTSTYMPS from the exons ATGGGGGAAGTCAAGGATAACGATGCTTACGAGGAGGAGCTCCTGGactacgaagaggaggaagagaaggccCCTGACTCGGTTGCTGCGAAGGTCTCTGGTGAAGCGGTGAAGAA GGGCTATGTTGGGATTCACAGTTCCGGATTCAGAGACTTCCTGTTGAAGCCAGAACTCCTTCGTGCCATCGTCGATTGTGGTTTTGAGCATCCTTCTGAAG TACAACATGAATGTATTCCTCAAGCTATTCTGGGAATGGATGTTATTTGCCAAGCAAAGTCTGGAATGGGCAAAACTGCTGTTTTTGTTCTTTCTACTCTTCAGCAAATTGAGCCTGTTGTAGGCCAAGTTGCTGCACTTGTGCTGTGCCATACAAGAGAATTGGCCTACCag ATTTGCCATGAGTTTGAGCGATTCAGCACATACTTACCGGACATCAAAATTGCTGTATTCTATGGTGGAGTTCACATCATGAAGCACAAGGACATACTAAAGAATGACTGCCCACATATAGTCGTAGGCACACCAGGAAGAGTGTTGGCGCTAGCAAGAGATAAGGATCTTAATTTGAAGAATGTGAGGCATTTCATTCTTGATGAATGTGATAAGATGCTGGAGTCACTTG ACATGCGGCGGGATGTCCAGGAAATTTTCAAAATGACACCACACGACAAACAAGTCATGATGTTTTCGGCAACTCTCAGCAAGGAGATTCGCCCTGTGTGCAAGAGATTCATGCAAGAT CCTATGGAAATATATGTAGACGATGAGGCCAAGCTGACACTTCATGGACTTGTACAG CACTACATCAAACTGACTGAATTGGAAAAGAACCGAAAACTAAATGATCTTTTGGATGCACTAGACTTCAATCAAGTTGTGATTTTTGTGAAAAGCGTGAGCCGAGCGGCAGAGTTGAACAAGTTGCTTGTAGAATGCAATTTTCCATCCATCTGCATACACTCTGGCATGTCACAGGAAGAAAG GTTAACAAAGTATAAGAACTTTAAGGAAGGGCTCAAAAGAATTCTTGTTGCTACAGATCTGGTTGGGAGGGGAATTGATATTGAGCGTGTTAACATTGTGATTAATTATGATATGCCAGACTCTGCTGACACATACCTGCACCGG GTTGGAAGGGCTGGCCGGTTCGGAACCAAAGGGCTCGCTATTACATTTGTCTCATCAGCAGCTGATTCTGATGTTCTTAATCAG GTGCAAGAGAGGTTTGAGGTGGACATAAAGGAGTTGCCTGAGCAGATAGACACTTCGACATACA TGCCTTCGTAA